The Candidatus Arthromitus sp. SFB-mouse-Japan genome includes a region encoding these proteins:
- the spoVAC gene encoding stage V sporulation protein AC, translating to MSFDEKKLRKTFKDYSTNNEPKPNYIKRFAMAFIVGGLFCILGEFLFKMYANYISDELQVRALGSITMIFIGSFLTGIGMYDKIANFAGAGSIVPITGFANAVTSPAIEFKKEGVVFGTCVKMFTIAGSVIAFGVTSSVLVGFIYFVFSKFIG from the coding sequence TTGAGTTTTGATGAAAAGAAGCTTAGAAAAACTTTCAAAGATTATTCAACAAATAATGAACCAAAACCAAATTATATTAAGAGATTTGCTATGGCATTTATTGTTGGTGGGTTATTTTGCATATTGGGTGAATTCTTATTCAAGATGTATGCTAATTACATATCAGACGAACTTCAAGTGAGAGCACTGGGATCTATAACAATGATATTTATAGGATCATTCTTAACAGGGATTGGTATGTATGATAAAATTGCAAACTTTGCAGGGGCTGGAAGTATAGTACCGATAACTGGATTTGCTAATGCTGTGACTTCTCCAGCTATAGAGTTTAAAAAAGAAGGTGTTGTATTTGGGACTTGTGTAAAGATGTTTACAATAGCTGGATCTGTAATAGCTTTTGGGGTTACTTCATCTGTTTTAGTAGGATTTATATATTTTGTTTTTAGCAAATTTATAGGTTAG
- a CDS encoding flagellar FlbD family protein, translating into MIKLTRTNDVVFYLNSNEIERMELIPETALILLNGKTYIVKESIDEVIRRIIEFNRKIHYQYKKSVEN; encoded by the coding sequence ATGATTAAGCTTACGAGAACAAATGATGTCGTATTTTATTTGAATTCAAATGAAATTGAAAGAATGGAACTTATACCAGAAACTGCGTTGATTTTATTAAATGGAAAGACGTATATAGTGAAAGAAAGTATTGATGAAGTTATAAGAAGGATTATAGAGTTTAATCGTAAAATACATTACCAATATAAAAAGAGTGTAGAGAACTAA
- a CDS encoding flagellar hook assembly protein FlgD codes for MININNNIQIPLITKNKSMNIGSPSNTNDNLFNELVEEIQKKTSTNNEINTVSGNEDDNSGLSRAETRSNNVYNGQYTEKGTKIVQPGEDMNKDAFLRILATQMSNQDPTQPQDGTEYVSQFAQFAAMEQMSNLNTTMSEYSARSLLGQGVMLNSYDNNGNAITGIVRGVAQSGSKIIVNVEYMNDKGEFVIGDFERDDVMNVIDVQDNRLDYINNNMAMLVGSSMINKEIEFISSSNDEEFEDDVITNESESGVDDLVNEEGDMDELEAILEQDIQAGRKANGETVTYENNGQLYETMIGRVEGIVVEDYMIKLSVRVNTTNELRTVTLDKVIRVDGKEYID; via the coding sequence ATGATAAATATCAATAATAATATTCAAATACCATTGATTACCAAAAATAAATCTATGAATATAGGTAGTCCAAGCAATACTAATGACAATTTATTTAATGAATTAGTTGAAGAGATTCAAAAGAAAACCAGTACTAATAATGAAATTAATACGGTTTCAGGTAATGAGGATGATAATTCGGGATTGTCAAGAGCAGAAACTAGATCAAATAATGTTTATAATGGGCAGTATACTGAGAAGGGAACAAAGATTGTACAACCTGGGGAAGATATGAATAAAGACGCATTTTTAAGAATATTGGCAACACAGATGTCTAATCAAGATCCAACTCAACCACAAGATGGTACTGAATATGTTTCTCAATTTGCACAATTTGCAGCTATGGAACAAATGTCTAACTTAAATACTACTATGAGTGAATATTCAGCTAGATCATTATTAGGACAAGGTGTTATGCTTAATTCTTACGATAATAATGGAAATGCAATTACTGGTATCGTAAGAGGAGTTGCTCAAAGTGGGTCAAAAATAATTGTTAATGTTGAATATATGAATGATAAAGGTGAATTTGTAATCGGGGATTTTGAAAGAGATGATGTTATGAATGTTATTGATGTACAAGATAATAGGCTTGATTATATAAATAATAATATGGCAATGCTTGTTGGTTCCTCGATGATAAATAAAGAAATAGAATTTATTTCTTCAAGTAATGATGAAGAATTTGAAGATGATGTAATAACGAATGAATCAGAATCAGGAGTAGATGATTTAGTAAATGAGGAAGGGGATATGGATGAATTGGAAGCTATACTTGAGCAAGATATTCAAGCCGGAAGAAAAGCAAATGGGGAAACTGTGACATATGAGAATAATGGACAACTATATGAAACTATGATAGGTAGAGTTGAAGGAATAGTAGTTGAGGATTATATGATTAAACTTAGTGTAAGAGTTAATACAACTAATGAGCTACGGACAGTAACACTTGATAAGGTTATAAGAGTTGATGGAAAGGAATATATAGATTAA
- a CDS encoding flagellar hook-length control protein FliK: MKIDNLNCGVVKQNGVKQSNKNVKNDSEISNFKDSFNESINLQDQDSSNIKQKIEPKNHVETLYDSLDEADKQSLQVILSILNILGSEEIDVQRNFFEFNEDFVIGENEENNNVELDNTKLIRDMSRVEVYSEKMKNSRLIDFEHELSNSDLKFSDYNFTAEKIQNKNLTDIDLDNSNQEVMKNILVEIGFDLNKIESKDISNQEIIQRIMGNIEGFKSLVKNEFDKIGENNFGNQLLEEINFEGFLLEDKELVKNIENEINIKLNTKLNTEISIDYSRDSNNIIDRKFENASNLNEVRKIGDKINNDDAILKEISGDVQINKNIDNYFVNVFRNNSGEIQNLSLNKVLDSSNHQKFVKEFIENIEYMSSNNKNQMIVKLNPDHLGRMDIKYEVVKDNIRLMIKVENQDAVKFMETTILDIRNMIKEVHNINLENIQVDLQEFGFNPNDGRGNKDSDNSNSSTSKTPTIKIEDEGINNDDNRDLRKGILV, from the coding sequence ATGAAGATAGATAATTTAAATTGTGGAGTAGTTAAACAAAATGGAGTAAAACAAAGTAATAAAAACGTTAAAAATGATTCGGAGATCAGTAATTTTAAAGATTCGTTTAATGAGTCTATTAATCTACAAGATCAAGATTCCTCAAATATTAAGCAAAAAATAGAACCTAAAAATCATGTAGAAACTTTATATGATAGTTTAGATGAAGCTGATAAACAATCATTACAAGTTATTTTAAGTATACTAAATATTTTAGGATCAGAAGAGATTGATGTTCAGAGAAATTTTTTTGAGTTTAATGAGGATTTTGTTATTGGAGAAAATGAAGAAAATAACAATGTTGAACTTGACAATACAAAATTAATTAGAGATATGTCAAGAGTAGAAGTGTATAGTGAAAAAATGAAAAATTCAAGGTTGATTGATTTTGAACATGAATTAAGCAATTCCGATCTTAAATTTTCTGATTATAATTTTACAGCTGAGAAAATACAAAATAAAAATTTAACAGATATAGATTTAGATAATAGTAATCAGGAGGTTATGAAAAATATTTTAGTTGAGATTGGATTTGATTTAAATAAAATTGAATCAAAAGATATTTCAAATCAGGAAATTATACAAAGAATTATGGGAAATATTGAAGGATTTAAGAGTTTGGTAAAGAATGAATTTGATAAAATAGGGGAAAATAATTTTGGAAATCAACTTTTGGAAGAAATTAATTTTGAGGGATTTTTATTGGAAGATAAGGAATTAGTTAAGAATATAGAAAATGAAATCAATATTAAACTTAATACAAAATTAAATACTGAAATATCCATTGATTATTCAAGAGATTCTAATAATATTATAGATCGAAAATTTGAAAATGCTAGTAATCTTAATGAGGTAAGAAAAATTGGAGATAAAATTAATAATGATGATGCAATATTGAAAGAAATTTCTGGAGATGTACAAATTAATAAAAATATTGATAACTATTTTGTAAATGTATTTAGAAATAATTCTGGGGAAATTCAAAATTTGAGTCTCAATAAAGTATTGGATTCATCAAACCACCAAAAGTTTGTTAAAGAATTTATTGAAAATATAGAGTATATGTCATCAAATAATAAAAATCAAATGATTGTTAAACTCAATCCTGATCATTTGGGAAGAATGGATATAAAGTATGAAGTGGTCAAAGATAATATTAGGCTTATGATAAAAGTTGAAAATCAAGATGCAGTAAAATTTATGGAAACAACGATATTAGATATAAGAAATATGATAAAAGAAGTACACAATATAAATTTGGAGAATATACAAGTTGATCTTCAAGAATTTGGATTTAATCCAAATGATGGAAGAGGTAATAAAGATAGTGATAATTCTAATTCTAGTACGTCTAAGACTCCAACTATAAAAATTGAGGATGAAGGAATTAATAATGATGATAATAGAGATTTGAGAAAAGGAATTTTAGTTTAA
- a CDS encoding flagellar export protein FliJ, which yields MKRFKYSLNKLLNMRLGLEKEASQKFTDISTRIKIIDDNIETLNELYKKNAFATCTTRVDEIIRSNYAYFLENSIRYNEKEKEKMSKEYEYRFEDYKKKKKDRSILDKLKDKEYSEFLHEQDKEEQDFLDELSLNMYYKDLNKEDEIEYFEDNEDKKEEEENEDR from the coding sequence ATGAAAAGGTTTAAGTATTCGCTTAATAAATTGCTTAATATGAGGTTAGGGCTTGAAAAAGAGGCATCTCAGAAATTTACAGATATTAGCACTAGAATAAAAATTATTGATGATAATATTGAAACTTTAAATGAATTATACAAAAAAAATGCATTTGCAACTTGCACAACTCGTGTTGATGAAATTATAAGAAGTAACTATGCTTATTTCTTGGAAAATTCAATTCGATATAACGAAAAAGAGAAAGAAAAAATGAGTAAAGAATATGAGTATAGATTTGAGGATTATAAGAAGAAAAAGAAGGATAGAAGTATTTTAGATAAGCTAAAGGATAAAGAGTATTCAGAATTTTTACATGAGCAAGATAAGGAAGAACAAGATTTTCTAGATGAGTTATCCTTAAATATGTATTATAAAGATTTAAATAAAGAAGATGAAATTGAATATTTTGAAGATAATGAGGATAAAAAGGAGGAGGAAGAGAATGAAGATAGATAA
- the fliI gene encoding flagellar protein export ATPase FliI yields the protein MFIDFRKMKNSLERIETIYEEGRVKRLVGLTIEAEGIIPFVGEICYIYNEYNERIECEVVGINQERSILMPFGDVRGISTGSKVIATKKLLTVKISDELLGCVLDGLGRVQIGRSPENYTEFTIDNKPPIAMKRREITEIMQTGVRVIDGTLTCGVGQRVGIFAGSGVGKSTLMGMLARNASADVNVIGLIGERGRELKEFIYHDLGEEGLRKSVVVCATSDEPALIRFKASLVTTAIAEYFREQGKNVILMMDSVTRFAMAQREVGLAIGEPPATKGYTPSVFALLPKLLERTGPSESGAITAFYTVLVDGDDMNDPIADTVRGILDGHIVLSRALAHKNHYPAIDVLKSVSRLMSKITSDEHKQLAGTVRNLLAVYQDAEDLINIGAYVHGSNPDIDKAIQYINQINEYLKQSTTEFTSYEQNLTILKGIFNNLI from the coding sequence ATGTTTATAGATTTTAGGAAAATGAAAAATTCTCTTGAGAGGATCGAAACAATTTATGAAGAAGGCAGAGTTAAGCGTTTAGTTGGATTGACTATAGAGGCGGAGGGTATAATTCCATTTGTTGGGGAAATTTGTTACATATATAATGAGTACAATGAGCGGATAGAATGTGAGGTTGTTGGAATTAATCAAGAAAGAAGTATATTGATGCCTTTTGGAGATGTGAGAGGAATTTCTACAGGTAGCAAAGTTATTGCTACTAAAAAATTATTGACTGTTAAAATTTCAGATGAATTATTGGGCTGTGTTTTGGATGGACTTGGAAGAGTTCAAATAGGTAGATCACCTGAAAATTACACAGAGTTCACGATAGATAATAAACCACCTATCGCTATGAAAAGAAGGGAAATTACAGAGATAATGCAGACAGGTGTGAGAGTGATTGATGGAACTCTTACTTGTGGTGTTGGTCAGAGAGTTGGAATATTTGCAGGATCTGGAGTTGGTAAAAGCACTTTGATGGGTATGCTTGCAAGGAATGCATCTGCAGATGTGAATGTGATTGGACTTATTGGTGAGAGAGGTCGTGAACTTAAGGAATTTATATATCATGATTTGGGTGAGGAAGGACTTAGAAAGTCTGTTGTAGTGTGTGCTACATCTGATGAACCTGCACTTATAAGGTTTAAAGCATCACTTGTTACAACAGCAATTGCAGAGTATTTTAGAGAACAAGGGAAAAATGTAATTTTAATGATGGATTCTGTAACGAGATTTGCTATGGCACAAAGAGAGGTTGGATTAGCTATTGGTGAACCACCGGCAACAAAAGGTTATACTCCATCAGTCTTTGCACTTCTTCCTAAACTTTTAGAAAGGACAGGACCTTCTGAAAGTGGGGCTATTACAGCATTTTATACTGTACTTGTTGATGGCGATGATATGAATGATCCGATAGCAGATACGGTAAGAGGAATATTGGATGGACATATTGTATTATCAAGAGCTTTAGCACATAAGAACCATTATCCAGCTATTGATGTATTAAAGAGTGTTAGTAGACTTATGTCTAAGATAACATCTGATGAACATAAACAGTTAGCGGGAACTGTTAGAAATTTACTCGCAGTATATCAAGATGCTGAAGATTTAATAAATATTGGAGCATATGTTCATGGGAGTAATCCAGATATAGATAAGGCTATTCAATATATTAATCAAATAAATGAATATTTAAAACAAAGCACAACTGAATTCACTAGTTATGAACAAAATTTAACTATATTGAAGGGAATATTTAATAATTTAATTTAA
- a CDS encoding FliH/SctL family protein has protein sequence MTLFNSSNKNIIRSGNNKNSSRSTKTIISPNIYDAYSTQNNISREIKTNNEIIKRIRTKTYRVRRDEILKFKKISDMLIAKAKKESSKIFADMIENAQVEVVRQRVASKVQGYKEGFEEGKAKAMEEVKIEKDKILSDAMLFYENAKKEAEEFIVAKENEIKNMIFTMVSKIIRRQLNDEKILNDIIYECIKNIKDKMPVIIKCNEINYKGISEEVHVLKEKAGILGDFHVVISKDIDKGEFLIERNGGIIKYDVNENIEILRKIIFSED, from the coding sequence ATGACATTATTCAATAGTTCAAATAAAAATATTATCCGTAGTGGCAATAATAAGAATTCTTCACGTTCTACAAAAACGATTATAAGTCCTAATATATATGATGCTTATAGTACACAGAATAATATATCAAGAGAAATTAAAACTAATAATGAAATAATTAAGCGTATAAGGACGAAAACTTATAGAGTTAGAAGAGATGAAATTTTAAAATTTAAAAAAATAAGTGATATGTTGATAGCTAAAGCCAAGAAGGAATCATCTAAAATTTTTGCTGATATGATCGAAAATGCACAAGTTGAAGTAGTTCGTCAAAGAGTTGCGAGTAAAGTACAAGGATATAAAGAAGGTTTCGAAGAAGGAAAAGCTAAAGCTATGGAAGAAGTTAAAATCGAAAAAGATAAAATATTAAGTGATGCTATGCTTTTTTATGAAAATGCTAAAAAAGAAGCAGAGGAATTTATAGTAGCGAAAGAAAATGAAATTAAAAATATGATATTTACCATGGTTTCTAAAATAATTAGAAGGCAATTGAATGATGAAAAAATATTAAATGATATAATCTATGAATGTATAAAAAATATAAAAGATAAGATGCCTGTAATTATAAAGTGTAACGAAATTAATTATAAAGGAATAAGTGAAGAGGTTCATGTTTTGAAAGAGAAAGCTGGAATTCTTGGAGATTTTCATGTTGTAATTAGCAAAGATATAGATAAAGGAGAGTTTTTGATTGAAAGAAATGGTGGGATTATAAAGTATGATGTCAACGAAAATATAGAAATTTTAAGAAAGATAATTTTTAGTGAGGATTAA
- the fliG gene encoding flagellar motor switch protein FliG produces the protein MLLKKKISGVQKTAILLITLGSEVASEIMKFLNEDEINKISFEIATINSVTIEERKDILHEFIEMNKAKEFLLEGGFDYAKNILSKALGSDKAIEILDKIKEATDIYRPFTIARKADPNQLLNIIIDEHPQTIALVLCYIQPEKAAQILSCLPDNLQNDVAYRVATIRNTSPYAVKEVERVLEYKLSNFVKPEATVIGGIESLVDMLNRVDRNTERNITSGLENHDKELAEKLRASMFVFEDIVTLGSEDIQKVLRSIDQKDLALALKGSSDSVKELIFSNLSKGAAENVREEIEYMGPVKLSDVEKAQQVIVSQIRKLDEQGEILIVRGGDDDIIQ, from the coding sequence ATGCTTTTGAAAAAGAAAATTTCGGGAGTTCAAAAAACAGCAATTTTACTGATAACCTTGGGTTCAGAAGTAGCCTCAGAAATAATGAAGTTTTTAAATGAGGATGAAATAAATAAGATTTCTTTTGAAATAGCAACTATAAATTCGGTAACAATTGAAGAAAGAAAAGATATCTTACATGAATTTATAGAAATGAATAAAGCAAAAGAGTTTTTACTTGAAGGTGGATTTGATTATGCTAAGAATATTTTGAGTAAGGCTCTTGGGTCAGATAAGGCTATTGAAATTTTAGATAAGATAAAGGAAGCAACAGATATATATAGACCTTTTACTATTGCACGGAAAGCTGATCCAAATCAATTATTAAATATTATAATTGATGAACATCCACAGACGATTGCTTTAGTCTTATGTTATATTCAACCTGAAAAAGCAGCACAAATTTTGAGTTGTTTGCCTGATAATCTGCAAAATGATGTGGCATACAGAGTTGCTACAATTAGAAATACTTCTCCATATGCTGTTAAGGAAGTTGAGAGGGTTTTGGAATACAAGTTATCAAATTTTGTGAAACCTGAAGCGACAGTTATTGGTGGAATTGAGTCGCTTGTTGATATGCTCAACAGAGTTGATAGAAACACAGAAAGAAATATTACATCTGGACTTGAAAATCATGATAAAGAGCTTGCTGAAAAATTAAGAGCATCTATGTTTGTGTTTGAAGATATTGTGACTTTGGGATCTGAAGATATACAAAAAGTTTTAAGGAGTATAGATCAGAAAGATTTAGCCCTTGCACTTAAAGGTAGTAGTGACTCAGTTAAAGAACTTATTTTTAGCAATTTATCAAAGGGTGCAGCAGAAAATGTTCGTGAAGAGATTGAATATATGGGTCCTGTTAAGTTGTCTGATGTTGAGAAAGCTCAACAAGTTATTGTTTCTCAGATTAGAAAGTTAGATGAGCAAGGTGAAATATTAATTGTTCGAGGAGGAGACGATGACATTATTCAATAG
- the flgC gene encoding flagellar basal body rod protein FlgC encodes MLNNAFRAMRISASGLAAERMRMDLISSNIANYNSIKTDKTEAYKRKIAVFQEHLESSMFGLDKFRGVKVSKIMEDNAPSKMILDPTHPYANEEGFVEGSNVNILNEMAEMILATRSYESNADNFNANKQIFMKALEIGK; translated from the coding sequence ATGCTTAATAATGCTTTTAGAGCTATGAGGATTAGTGCAAGTGGACTTGCTGCTGAAAGAATGAGAATGGATTTAATTTCGTCAAATATTGCAAATTATAATTCCATTAAAACAGATAAAACGGAGGCATATAAACGTAAAATTGCAGTGTTTCAAGAGCATTTAGAAAGCTCAATGTTTGGTTTGGATAAATTTAGAGGTGTTAAAGTTTCAAAAATAATGGAGGACAATGCACCATCTAAGATGATTTTGGATCCTACACATCCCTATGCAAATGAAGAAGGATTTGTTGAAGGAAGTAATGTTAATATATTAAATGAGATGGCTGAAATGATTTTGGCAACAAGGTCTTATGAATCTAATGCTGATAACTTTAATGCCAATAAACAAATATTTATGAAAGCACTGGAAATAGGGAAGTAA
- the flgB gene encoding flagellar basal body rod protein FlgB, translating to MYQLLRTALDVSSVRKDVISNNLVNVNTKDFKRSDVVFEKYLNFEIPRVGFKTTNDKHMKIGNEHYDIVQDTSTIMRNDGNNVDLDIEKANQAANTLMYNTLVSAINGKYQSLSTIIGGR from the coding sequence ATGTATCAGTTGTTAAGAACTGCTTTAGATGTTTCTTCTGTAAGGAAGGATGTTATATCTAATAATTTAGTTAATGTTAATACTAAAGATTTTAAACGTTCTGATGTTGTGTTTGAAAAATATTTGAATTTTGAAATACCGAGAGTTGGATTTAAGACAACTAATGATAAACATATGAAGATTGGGAATGAACATTATGATATTGTACAAGATACTTCAACAATTATGAGAAATGATGGTAATAATGTTGATTTGGACATAGAAAAGGCTAATCAAGCTGCAAATACATTGATGTATAATACTTTAGTTTCAGCTATAAACGGTAAATATCAAAGTCTTTCAACAATTATAGGTGGAAGATAA
- a CDS encoding flagellin: MKLTFNSNAMKTFMTYKKTISDHSKSIKNISTGKQINSAKDNPSRISKLANFEKEIRGYQSSRRNIQDTVSMIQSADSVMGSLNDRVTRLKEITISLGNGSIQGDEKDIIQNEVNSILEGMSYDIEHFSFNEINILGNKDVTDNSNPKLISVLTTGNSGEFSEIPSFNLSIENLGIDGMNVKDDIGFNLEKIDNATSQIINARTKLGAISATFEDKIEQSESIEEVVTGAKSKIEDADVALEMLEFSRTLMLTEANIKNMSKTIYLPNDLIDVLGKLYK; this comes from the coding sequence ATGAAGTTGACTTTTAATTCTAATGCTATGAAAACATTTATGACTTATAAAAAAACTATTTCGGATCATTCAAAAAGTATAAAAAATATATCAACTGGGAAACAAATTAATTCTGCAAAAGATAATCCCAGTAGAATTTCTAAGCTTGCAAATTTTGAAAAGGAAATTAGAGGTTATCAAAGTTCAAGAAGAAATATACAAGATACTGTAAGTATGATTCAGTCTGCAGATAGTGTTATGGGTTCTCTTAATGATAGAGTTACAAGACTCAAGGAGATAACTATTAGTTTAGGAAATGGGAGCATACAGGGTGATGAAAAGGATATTATTCAGAATGAGGTTAATAGTATTCTTGAGGGTATGAGTTATGATATTGAACATTTTTCATTTAATGAAATAAATATTTTAGGTAATAAGGATGTTACTGATAACAGTAATCCAAAGTTAATAAGTGTATTAACAACTGGAAATTCTGGAGAGTTTTCTGAAATACCATCATTTAATTTATCTATTGAGAATTTGGGGATCGATGGTATGAATGTTAAAGATGATATTGGTTTTAATTTGGAGAAAATAGACAATGCTACATCTCAAATTATTAATGCAAGAACTAAACTTGGAGCTATAAGTGCAACTTTTGAGGATAAAATTGAGCAATCAGAATCAATAGAGGAAGTTGTTACAGGAGCTAAGAGTAAAATAGAAGATGCTGATGTTGCTTTAGAAATGCTTGAATTTTCTAGGACGTTAATGTTAACTGAAGCTAATATTAAAAATATGAGTAAGACAATTTATTTACCTAATGATTTGATAGATGTTTTGGGTAAATTATATAAATAA
- a CDS encoding cation:dicarboxylate symporter family transporter, giving the protein MENGFLKEFIMISSFNTLAWLIVLILLFTLMLFLKKKPINFSNRMFIGTGLGIILGFAIQFAAKFPKNPLEITWINESTKWFSLFGNGFIDLIRMIVIPLIIISIIHIIISMKKDAKIKQLTIYTLVTLLSTVAISAVVGFIISYVFKIGLNSTIASGSSNIKEVQSLIDIFRNLIPKNPIESMASSNVIAVVIFSIFIGTAAKKMGKIYAKTMETFNKLIEASHKIIVSITMSIINLMPYAIIPLLANTIAQRGIKSILDVILFIVALYIAVIIMFLVHMILLSVFGFNPITYIKKAIPVLILAFTSRSSLGCLPVTIETLESMGCNSSTSTFVSSLGSTTGMNGCAGIFPAMLIIMISNITGYPINLGFMIMALLVVTISSIGIAGVPGTATTSASINLSAVGLGQYFDLTSPILAVDPILDMARTMLNINGVLTTSLIVDKNLKQIDMNKFKDMNAKIDGSFM; this is encoded by the coding sequence ATGGAAAATGGTTTTTTAAAAGAGTTTATAATGATATCCTCTTTTAACACACTTGCATGGTTAATAGTACTAATATTACTTTTTACACTCATGCTTTTTCTTAAAAAGAAACCTATAAACTTCTCAAACAGAATGTTTATAGGTACAGGTTTAGGAATAATTTTAGGATTCGCAATTCAATTTGCAGCTAAATTCCCTAAAAACCCACTTGAAATAACATGGATAAATGAATCCACTAAATGGTTTTCTTTATTTGGGAATGGTTTTATAGATCTAATTAGAATGATTGTAATCCCACTGATTATAATCTCAATCATTCATATAATAATCAGCATGAAAAAAGATGCAAAAATAAAACAACTGACAATTTATACATTAGTAACTCTACTTTCAACTGTTGCTATCTCTGCAGTTGTAGGATTCATAATTTCATACGTATTTAAAATAGGATTAAACTCAACTATAGCTTCTGGATCATCTAATATAAAAGAAGTGCAATCATTAATTGACATATTTAGAAACTTGATTCCAAAAAATCCAATAGAATCCATGGCTAGCTCGAATGTTATTGCTGTTGTTATATTTTCAATTTTTATAGGCACAGCTGCAAAAAAAATGGGAAAAATATATGCAAAAACAATGGAAACATTTAACAAACTGATCGAGGCTTCTCACAAAATAATAGTTAGCATAACAATGAGCATAATAAATTTAATGCCTTATGCTATAATTCCATTATTAGCTAATACAATTGCCCAACGTGGAATTAAATCAATTTTAGATGTTATACTATTTATAGTTGCTTTATATATAGCAGTAATTATAATGTTCTTAGTTCATATGATTCTATTGTCTGTATTTGGATTCAATCCCATTACTTATATCAAAAAAGCCATTCCTGTACTTATACTAGCATTCACATCTAGATCAAGTCTTGGATGCTTACCTGTAACTATTGAAACACTTGAATCTATGGGATGCAATTCATCAACTTCAACTTTTGTTTCTAGTCTAGGTTCAACAACAGGAATGAATGGATGTGCTGGTATTTTCCCTGCAATGCTTATAATAATGATATCAAATATTACTGGTTATCCAATAAACTTAGGATTTATGATAATGGCTTTACTCGTAGTAACAATTAGTTCTATTGGTATAGCTGGTGTTCCTGGTACAGCAACAACAAGTGCATCAATAAATCTCTCAGCTGTTGGACTAGGCCAATATTTTGATTTAACAAGTCCTATACTTGCTGTTGATCCAATCTTAGACATGGCTAGAACAATGCTAAACATAAATGGTGTTTTAACAACTTCTCTAATTGTAGATAAAAATTTAAAACAAATAGATATGAATAAATTCAAAGATATGAATGCTAAAATAGATGGTTCATTTATGTAA
- a CDS encoding PTS lactose/cellobiose transporter subunit IIA, with product MKDLELKSFEIISNVGTARSCYIEAISHAKKFDFEMAENLMKDGIEAFNSGHKAHAGLIQMEANHEEFPFSLILMHAEDQLMSAEGFKIIANEFIDIYKRMKENDLK from the coding sequence ATGAAAGATTTAGAATTGAAGAGTTTTGAAATAATATCTAATGTGGGAACTGCTAGATCGTGCTATATTGAGGCTATTTCTCATGCGAAAAAGTTCGATTTTGAAATGGCTGAAAATTTAATGAAGGATGGTATAGAGGCATTTAATTCAGGACATAAGGCACATGCTGGATTAATACAAATGGAAGCTAATCATGAAGAATTTCCTTTTAGTTTGATTTTGATGCATGCTGAGGATCAATTGATGAGTGCTGAAGGATTTAAAATTATTGCTAATGAGTTTATAGATATTTATAAGAGGATGAAAGAAAACGATTTAAAATAG